The DNA window ctgcctctgcctcctgagtgctgtgttcAAGGTGTGTGCCCCATGCCTGGTGCCAAGTCTTTTTCTTAACCATCACTTTATACCTATTGCCGCTGACTCAGAATGATATGTGTATGTAAAGGTTTGTTGAGATGCCAACTAATAATTTACTTAGAGGCAATGGAATCCAGAACTTGGCAACTAAAGTCGAAAATTAGAAAGACCCTTACACCGATATACACCAGTGGTTGGGACACCTCCACAGCGTTTTCAAGACACAAAGCTAAGGGAACTAAGCCATTGCATAACCATCAAGACTCAGAACATTTTAGCAGCTTGGGAATATGGGCTGACATGCACAATGTAAGCTTTAGTAGAAATAATGTTTGCACTTAGTTTTAGAAACACTAGTTCCGTAGGCTGAGACTGGAGACATCTGCCTTGACAGCATTTCCTATACTGTAAACTTTGCATGTTACTCTACACATACTTACATAAGCCCAGCAGGGGGACAGCATTGCTATAAGATAATCAGATTTAGAGTGAATACTGGAAGGACGCTGGTCCTGATGTAGGAGAAGACTGACCCTTTGCGCTTGACATTGGCTAGACCATATACAGAATCGTCCGTTCATTTCCAGATCAGGAGGGTCATTGACTTCTGTGAGCCAGTGTAAAAGGCGTCTGTCTGGACACTGTGGTGACAAATGGTTGAGACCTGGAGAGACCTGGATGGCGAGAAGGAAGGTTGTCCAAGGATGAGGGGCTTGGGTTACTCAGTGCCGCTCCAGGCAGCATGGTTGAGGTCAGGTTCCTGTGGCAGGAGCTTGCCAGCTAGATGTAGGACTTGTGGAAAGgctgtttttttccctcccttccccgtGGCATTGGGGACCATCTTGCTGCGGAATGGAGGCGGTTTAGTCACCAGGGATCTTGTCTGTCTCACAGAAagctgtcttctctttctttctgatgttTTCTGTTCATGAACAACAGGAGCAGGTGGGGAAAGCAATCTGtgggatttttttgggggggggggctgattAAAGTAGATGAAAAGTTCTCGAGAAACATTAATCTACATATTTTATACTTAAAATGTGTCAGCCTTGAATTTTGGCCAAGATCCTGAGCCAGTATCCTGAGAACAGGGACCATACCTAATAGTGAAGTCTCTGTGGGCCAAGATGGCGCCTTCCTGTCCCCATCCACAATTCCTACTTGCTTCCTTGCCTCCACCATGCTTAATGAGAGCAACCACCCCGCTTTGGCTTTTAACCCTGACTGACTGACCCTGCTCAAAACCTCGGAATTGTTATTCGGATAATCTCGTGGTTGAATTAAACGTGGCAGCCAGTGAGCTGGGATGAGGCAAAGGTATGGATTGGGATTCTGTAACTCAAGGTGGCCTGAAGCCCTTGGGAGTTTCTTTATGATGACAGTTTTACCAGTTGGAAATTCACCCCCAGAGCAAGGGTCCAGAGCTGCACGCAGTCCACAAAATCTCCTGCAGAGCATACTTATGACAAGCCACCTGCCCCTCTGCAGATCTGGGCTGGCATAGCTGAGcgatagaatgcttgcctggtaCATGCAGGATGCTGGATTTGATGCCCAGTACTGCATGCCAGGGAGGGTGGGGTTTCTACTTCAGAGTTTTTGAGGTTTTGGTCCAAAGGGGGTCAGTCGGCCCATAGATTGCTGGGGGCCTATAGCAAGCTGCACATCACAGTGGAATGCATGGTAGAGGAGAACTGTTTACCTCGGAGCAATCAGccttcaaaacagagaaagaggacgaCAGAGTCCCGTCAGCCTCTAATGAACTAAAACCTCCCATCAGGCCTTATGGCCTGACTGCTTCTCCCCAGTCTCTTTCCTGATGCCAAGCCGACACTAAGGGTTTGACGTGTGGGTCTTTGGGAGACATTCCAAAGCCAAGCTATCACAGGGGGCGAAATGGGAACAGTGGTCCATTACAGAGTCAGCAAGCTGGACACAACAAGCTGGAGAAGTTTAATGGGACAGACTGCCTAAGAGATTCCAAACAGGTTGGTCAAAGTGAGGTGCATGCCCTGCTAAGCCTCAGCTCCATCTTTCATCAAGTGGCAAATGATGTGATCTGATGAGTCTCTCTTGGGTCCTGCCTTCTTTCCTCAGCTGTCCAGAATGCTCTGCTCACCACATCCCCGGGTGCACTGACCATGAGCCTCAACTCCTCCGCCGACTACAGAAAGGAGCTGAGCAATCTCACTGCCCCGGACGGTGGCGAAGGGGGCGTTGTCACCGAGTTCATAGCCCTCATCATCATCACTGTCTTCGTCTGCCTGGGCAACCTAGTCATCGTAGTCACCCTCTACAAGAGGTCCTACCTCCTCACCCTCAGCAACAAGTTCGTCTTCAGCCTGACCCTGTCCAACTTCCTGCTGTCCGTGCTGGTGCTGCCGTTCGTGGTGACTAGCTCCATCCGGAGGGAATGGATCTTTGGCGTGGTCTGGTGCAACTTCTCCGCCCTCCTCTACCTGCTCATCAGCTCGGCCAGCATGCTTACCCTTGGGGTCATTGCCATCGACCGGTAAGTTCGAATCAGCCTTGGAGAGCTGGAGGCTTATGGAAGGAGGCATCTCTGGTTAAGCTGCTTCAGATGGTcttgttcctgggaagggcactagaatgtttttttttttcaagacaaggtttctctgtggaaccttggctgtctggacttgctttgtagaccaggctaccctcaaattctcagagatccacctgtatcatctcttcagtgctgggattaaaggcttgcgccaCCACAGTCCGGCTTGTTTTCCCATTGTTAAGTGATGCACAGCTGTAACTTTAtttattgtttagtttttttaaaaaagaagattggttgcttaaaaaaaaaaaaatccccaggaaCCTCTAGTTCTTGTTTTACGCATGAAGCAAGGGCCAAAGAGAGTGAAATGTCAGAGTAGGAAGTGAGTCCCGTGTTCAAATTCAACAGTTTCTCTCGGCTGTGTGCTTGATAGGCCTTGATTTGGTCTCTAACGGGTGGGCCCCAGATAAAAGCCTCCTTTACTCTGTGGAGATGGACCAGGACTGGTTGAGGGGAGCAGTGGGAAGACAGACAGCCCAGGGAATGATGGTACCCGGAGAAGACCAGCAGGCTTTTACAGCTCGTGTTGACTCTTCTGCCCGCAGTGTGACTGCGGCGGAGAGGATGGACGCTGATGCCCACGCTGAGCAGCCACGCTGGGTCCTGGGAGTACTGTGCTTTGCAGGCAGGCTTAGCTTTCAATCGTCATATGTTTCAACTGTCATGCGCGAGAGCTGGACTTCTTGACAACAAAGAGAATGGAGTCAAGATCTATGATTTCCTGGAAACTGGGAAGGATGTCAGGGGGAGGGCTGGGGACATTACAGAGGGGGCTAGTCATCAGGGATGTTATCATAGCTGACACAAGTCTCCAGATTCTTGGGAACACGCTTATTTGGGTTGGACTAGCTACCCTGAGCCCAGGGGATGCTGCACTCCAAGGCTGGATTCTTGTTTTCCCCGTGGCTTTGTAGAGAATGTAGAACGAATGAGTCAAATGAATTAGTTAGCTTCTCCAAATGtcataaaaataacataaaaaaaaaagaataaaagaagagatAACTCACAGTGTAGCCAACCAGGCATGGCCACTGCATGTTGTCAGCGCATTCACCTCTGGGTACTTTTTAGTTGTCTGCAGTacactttttacatttttcttcttagatttgtttattttatgtgcacgagtgttttgcctgcatgtatgtatgtgtgtcatgtgtgtgcatggtgcctgcagaggtcagaaggggacatcagctctcctggaactggacttacgaatggttgtgaactaccagtTGGATACCACAAACCAgatccaggtcctttgcaagaacaaccagtgttctttcttaaccactgagcaatctctccagccactctatagtacagctttaaaattattttaattatgtgtgtgtatgtgtgtgtatatgtgtgcgcgtgtgcgcatTGATGGTACCCTGGTGGTTGAGGTTGCAGTTCTTGCCTGGACCGAATAGCCATTACCAGCTTGGTGCTAAAGGCAGAACTCCCTTCCCTCAGCAGGGTCCCctcctctctgcctgacttcatctggagagtgtcttttaACAGAGACTCCCCACTTGATACAcggcctctgacacagctccctgctaactctcccctccctgtgcctcTATGTTAATTAGGCACTGAGATTCTATTCTTATGATGGGAGTGTGCTGTATAATGTAAagcaagcatccttgaagtgcctagttccaaccaattatgtacacctattctTGGAGCTTCCCCCCAACTCTCCtaggaattaaagttgaactagccatcAGCTGTCTGCTGATGTGTGATCCCTGTAGGGTTCTTGCAGGCCATTCCAGGCATGCTTCTcgtctcctgtcccttctggcTTTGCAAGCTGCTTTAAGGctgccccaggcaggaggagaaccaacaGGTGCAGGAGTAGGTACCCAGAGAGGCCTGGATCtggatctggaattacaggtggttgtgagccagacAACATAGCTTCTGGGAACCGAATACCGggccctttgcaagagcagcaagcccaGAGCCACCCCTCCAGGCCAACAGTACTATGCCGTGCTTCATTGTTGAACCATGACCATGAGCATCTCCTCCCATCTCGACCCTTGGAGAATGCACTGTTAGTCATGTGCTGCTCTGTGATGGACTCCGACTCTGATTTAGGTGGTTTCACATAGCTCCCTGCAGTGCTCAAGTGACCCTGTCCATTTGTGAAATTGCTGTGCCTTCAGTCAAAGTAAAACACATGTCCAGGACACTTGGTAGAGAAAGACAAGGGGCTCTCCCAAAGGTAGACAGGTGGTATCCTACCAAGAAGGATCGTATGACAGAGGAAAAGGAGCTTTGGAGGTTGTTGGCAGTAGAGAGAAATCAGATCTTATTGTCATTttactttctattaaaaaaaaatgggtttcGAGCACCCATTCTTGGGTGCTGTGGAATGCAGACTGAGGCCACGCTGCTCAGGCGCAGATGAAAGTTGCCTCAGCAGCACCGTGTGCCCTCGGTTATAGTGTCAGCAGTCTGCAGGGGTGGCTCCAGGAAGATGCAAATTGCTCCCTTAAATCTGGACCAAGTTAAGTGAAGGTGGGAACGACGAATCCTCAGACATGCCACCAAAATGCATCATCAGCAGTGTACCTATGCCAGTGCTGCGGGTATTTGTTGGGTGCTCTAAAGACATGATCCTGGGGTGGTAAGCTCCAGGCATCATCGACACCCCAAACTGCTTTCCAGGATGATGACCTGCCAGCACAGACTCCACGATGCGTGCTGATGTTAGTGCAGAAGAGAAGCAGCTCCCACAGACAGCTTCCGAAGTCACTGCTGCTGATGGGCAGGGCAGTGAGTGGTTAGGGAGGGGTGGCATTTGAGTGGCATCCTAAGCAGCAAATAGGATGGCACAGGCATACAGGAGGTAGTGACATCCTTTCTGCTTAGGGACTAGGCTGCGGCGCTTGTTCTTTTGCTGAACAGTTATTGAGCACTCGTGCTGTGAATGGATAGCTGAATGAGGTGGGTAAATATCCCGTGAAATCACAAAGTTGTGTGATAACTTTGGAGTGTTCCGCTAAGGAAAAGGTGCCAGTGTGCTGCAGGTGCCGTGAGAACTCAGAAGAAGAGACAAGACAGAGCAAGGTAGAGGTGCCCAGGCTGTATGCCGAGGATGCAGCGGCTGACAGCTAGAAACCAGCTGATAGGGGTGGACACAGACAGATCCACCCCGGGAGAGCTTTAGCCCTCAAAGCAGCCTGGCCCCAAGGTCATTCATTGGAGGAGCTGTGAGTGGAAAAAGAACCACCTCATGATGATGGAGAGTTACTAAGACCTATTGTCCTGAAGAAATAGCTCATCACCCCCATTTAACACAAGATGGATTCACATGGCTTGATTAGAGCTTTATGACTAAACtgtgttattaaaaaaataataattaaggactggagagatggcttagtggttagagtacttgttgctctagcagaggacccagcagtacccacatggcagctcacaagagtctgtaactccagttccaggggctctgagtccctcttctgacctcaggcatcaggcacacacatggtgaacATACAGACAtctagacaaaacactcatgtacataaagtaaaataatctaaaactgaaaagggaaagaaaagttaGTGTCTTTAGAAATGTTAATGCCAGGTTAATGTTaatgccattttttaattttcaggcGGTAGTGTAGATTAAAAACACAAGTTGACTAGACAAGTTACATCTCATGCTATGTATGAGGTGGAGGGAGACCAGGCAGggttgggaaggagagaaaagagggaaaggatCGAGTAATTAAAGATGCAGGAAGCTGGAAGTGAGGCTTCATtgcctttactctcagcactcaggaggcagggccaggtggatcactgtgagttcgaggccagcctggcctatagagcaagttccaggacagtcagggctacataataaagagaccctgtctaaaatgtactttttaaaagtaGTACTGAAAACAACAGCACTGGTTACGATTTCTACCGTCACATGTTACGTAACTGTCATGAGCCAGACATTTTGCCGTACTGTCAACATTTAGCTGAGCTGACCTTCGAGAGCCCTGTGAATCTGTTTTTCAGATGTGCCCAGTGACAtggaagtaaaccctttcctcctccagttGTTTTGGTTGGtcccaggtggttgtgagccagacAACATAGCTTCTGGGACCCATGGTCCTGGTGTTTTTATCGTAGCAATAGAAAGCAGATTAGGCTAGTCCCTGGAGAGGACAGCCGAATTCCTAAATACAAGTGGGCTCCGATGTGCTGACCTTCACATAGGACCATGGGTCCTTGCTAGGGTCCAGCTGTGTGACACGGTGTCACCTGTTGCTTGACCGGGAAGGCCTGGCTGAAGGTGTCTCTCTTAGAAGCCTCCACAGCACAAGGGGTTAGTTGGGAGAAGTGTTAAGTGTCCCCACCCAAGAGGGGAGGGCACCCTGCTTCCTTGTTGCTTCCCTCTCACCTccctcatcattttttttttctagctattaCGCTGTCCTGTATCCGATGGTGTACCCCATGAAGATCACAGGGAACCGCGCCGTGATGGCCCTTGTCTACATCTGGCTTCACTCCCTCATTGGCTGCCTGCCCCCCCTGTTCGGCTGGTCGTCGGTGGAGTTTGATGAGTTCAAGTGGATGTGTGTGGCTGCGTGGCACCGGGAACCTGGCTACACCGTCTTCTGGCAGATCTGGTGTGCCCTGTTTCCCTTTCTCATCATGCTCGTGTGCTACGGGTTCATCTTCCGTGTGGCCAGGGTCAAGGCCCGCAAGGTCCACTGCGGCACGGTGGTCACCGTGGAGGAGGACGCCcagaggagtgggaggaagaactCCAGCACCTCCACTTCCTCTTCAGGCAGCAGGAGGAATGCCTTTCAAGGCGTGGTCTACTCAGCTAACCAGTGCAAAGCCCTCATCACCATCCTGGTGGTCATCGGTGCCTTCGTGGTCACCTGGGGCCCCTACATGATTGTCATCACCTCAGAGGCGCTCTGGGGAAAGAACTGTGTCTCCCCAACCTTGGAGACG is part of the Meriones unguiculatus strain TT.TT164.6M chromosome 11, Bangor_MerUng_6.1, whole genome shotgun sequence genome and encodes:
- the Gpr161 gene encoding G-protein coupled receptor 161, whose product is MSLNSSADYRKELSNLTAPDGGEGGVVTEFIALIIITVFVCLGNLVIVVTLYKRSYLLTLSNKFVFSLTLSNFLLSVLVLPFVVTSSIRREWIFGVVWCNFSALLYLLISSASMLTLGVIAIDRYYAVLYPMVYPMKITGNRAVMALVYIWLHSLIGCLPPLFGWSSVEFDEFKWMCVAAWHREPGYTVFWQIWCALFPFLIMLVCYGFIFRVARVKARKVHCGTVVTVEEDAQRSGRKNSSTSTSSSGSRRNAFQGVVYSANQCKALITILVVIGAFVVTWGPYMIVITSEALWGKNCVSPTLETWATWLSFTSAICHPLIYGLWNKTVRKELLGMCFGDRYYREPFVQRQRTSRLFSISNRITDLGLSPHLTALMAGGQPLGHSSSTGDTGFSYSQDSGTDVMLLEDGASDDNPPSHCTCPPKRRSSVTFEDEVEQIKEAAKNSLLHVKAEVHKSLDSYAASLAKAIEAEAKINLFGDEALPGVLFTARTVPGASFGGRRGSRTLVNQRLLQLQSIEEGNVLAAEQR